The following are from one region of the Achromobacter xylosoxidans genome:
- a CDS encoding MFS transporter, with product MPSSSSVPVSPGWTVLAVCTAALILPLSFSGGAVATPAIGRDLGGGAQALGWITNAFMLSFGSLLMAAGTLADAYGRKRLFVSGVALFALVSVALALAPTVAWLDGLRALQGAGAAAALAGGSASLAHACPGPARTRAFGLLGASFGAGLALGPMLAGLLIDSLGWRSVFLSSAAVGALALAVALPRMQESRDPQAGPLDWAGSLTFTCALALLTWGILETPAARDASALAWKLLAAAALCLLAFVAIERRVRRPMLDLALLRYPRFVGVQMLPVATCYCYVVLLVLLPIRFIGIEGRGEAGAGLAMAALSAPLLFMPAVAVWTTRWMSAGRSCALGLLAAALGLYWLSRIGVAQPAQAALWPMLLIGAGTGLPWGLMDGLSMSVAPPERAGMAAGIFSTTRVAGEGIALASVNALLTLLVAHRLGADPGAAAQYLAAGDMAQALAHLPGAGPALLRQAYDEAFRQLLHALIAITLACAAVVALFLDAPRSQTLQARVP from the coding sequence ATGCCTTCTTCTTCCTCAGTTCCTGTCTCCCCGGGCTGGACCGTGCTTGCCGTCTGCACGGCCGCCCTCATCCTGCCCTTGAGCTTTTCCGGCGGCGCGGTCGCCACGCCCGCCATCGGCCGCGACCTGGGCGGCGGCGCCCAGGCGCTCGGCTGGATCACCAACGCCTTCATGCTGAGCTTCGGCAGCCTGCTGATGGCGGCGGGCACGCTGGCCGATGCCTATGGCCGCAAGCGCCTGTTCGTGTCCGGCGTGGCCTTGTTCGCGCTGGTATCGGTTGCGCTGGCGCTCGCTCCCACGGTGGCCTGGCTGGACGGCCTGCGCGCGCTGCAAGGCGCGGGCGCCGCCGCGGCCCTGGCCGGCGGCTCGGCGTCCCTGGCCCACGCCTGCCCGGGCCCGGCGCGCACCCGTGCATTCGGCCTGCTCGGCGCCAGTTTCGGCGCGGGCCTGGCGCTGGGGCCGATGCTGGCCGGCCTGCTGATCGACAGCCTGGGGTGGCGCTCGGTCTTTCTGTCGAGCGCCGCGGTCGGCGCGCTGGCGCTTGCCGTCGCCCTGCCCCGGATGCAGGAATCGCGGGACCCGCAAGCGGGCCCGCTGGACTGGGCCGGCAGCCTGACCTTCACCTGCGCGTTGGCGCTCTTGACCTGGGGCATCCTGGAAACGCCCGCCGCGCGCGACGCGTCGGCGCTCGCCTGGAAGCTGCTGGCGGCGGCGGCGCTGTGCCTGCTGGCCTTCGTGGCAATCGAGCGGCGCGTGCGCCGGCCGATGCTGGACCTGGCGCTGTTGCGCTATCCGCGCTTTGTCGGCGTGCAGATGCTGCCCGTGGCCACCTGCTATTGCTATGTGGTGCTGCTGGTGCTGCTGCCGATCCGCTTCATCGGCATCGAGGGGCGCGGCGAAGCCGGCGCGGGACTGGCGATGGCGGCCCTGTCCGCGCCGCTGCTCTTCATGCCGGCGGTCGCCGTCTGGACCACGCGCTGGATGAGCGCGGGCCGTAGCTGCGCGCTGGGCCTGCTTGCCGCCGCCCTGGGCCTGTATTGGCTCAGCCGCATCGGCGTCGCACAGCCGGCCCAGGCCGCGCTCTGGCCGATGCTGCTGATCGGCGCGGGCACCGGCCTGCCCTGGGGCCTGATGGACGGCCTCTCGATGAGCGTCGCGCCGCCCGAGCGCGCGGGCATGGCCGCCGGCATCTTCAGCACCACCCGCGTGGCCGGAGAAGGCATCGCGCTGGCCAGCGTCAACGCCTTGCTGACCTTGTTGGTCGCCCACCGGCTCGGCGCGGATCCAGGCGCCGCCGCGCAATACCTCGCGGCCGGCGACATGGCGCAGGCCCTGGCCCACCTGCCCGGCGCGGGTCCGGCGCTGCTGCGCCAGGCTTATGACGAGGCCTTCCGCCAACTGCTGCACGCGCTGATCGCGATCACCCTGGCCTGCGCCGCCGTGGTGGCGCTGTTCCTGGATGCGCCGCGCAGCCAGACGCTGCAGGCACGCGTGCCATAA
- a CDS encoding Zn-dependent hydrolase → MPHAFPPLNAERLWARVETLSRYTLPEVPWTRRAFSPLFDEARAWLRSEFEAAGLTTRLDAGGNLIGTLAGRDPARKPIATGSHCDTVMAGGRFDGIIGVLAGIEVAHTLREQGVQLEHPFEVIDFLSEEPSDYGISCVGSRALCGQLTPDMLAARNPEGETLAAGIARIGGDPSALGAPLRAAEGTAAFVELHIEQGPVLESRGLPIGVVTNIVGIRRVLITVEGQPDHAGTTPMDIRRDALVGAARIIDAAHRQASAASGNPHYVVATVGRLSMTPNAANAVPGRVELTLEMRSDSDAVLDAFPETLMAGVATDLTALRLSASFTQLSRARPTDCTPLVMDAVQAAADQLGYASMRLPSGAGHDAVYMAPTGPIGMIFIPCLNGRSHCPEEWIEPAQLLDGTRVLYQSVLELDRKLRAG, encoded by the coding sequence ATGCCACACGCTTTTCCCCCCCTGAACGCCGAGCGCCTCTGGGCCCGCGTCGAAACCCTTTCCCGCTACACCCTGCCCGAGGTCCCCTGGACCCGCCGCGCGTTCTCGCCGCTGTTCGATGAGGCCCGCGCCTGGCTGCGCAGCGAATTCGAGGCCGCGGGCCTCACCACCCGCCTGGACGCCGGCGGCAACCTGATAGGCACGCTGGCCGGGCGCGATCCCGCGCGTAAGCCCATCGCCACCGGCTCGCACTGCGACACGGTCATGGCCGGGGGCCGTTTCGACGGCATCATCGGCGTGCTGGCCGGCATCGAAGTGGCCCACACCTTGCGCGAACAGGGCGTGCAACTGGAACACCCCTTCGAGGTCATCGATTTCCTGTCCGAGGAGCCCAGCGACTACGGCATTTCCTGTGTCGGCAGCCGCGCCCTCTGCGGTCAGTTGACGCCCGACATGCTGGCGGCCCGCAACCCCGAGGGCGAAACGCTGGCGGCCGGCATCGCGCGCATCGGCGGTGACCCCTCGGCGCTGGGCGCGCCGCTGCGCGCTGCCGAAGGCACCGCGGCGTTCGTGGAACTGCATATCGAACAGGGTCCGGTGCTGGAAAGCCGCGGCCTGCCCATCGGCGTGGTCACCAACATCGTCGGCATCCGCCGCGTGCTGATCACGGTGGAAGGCCAGCCCGACCATGCAGGCACCACGCCCATGGACATCCGCCGCGACGCCCTGGTGGGCGCGGCCCGCATCATCGATGCCGCCCACCGCCAGGCCAGCGCCGCCAGCGGCAATCCGCATTACGTGGTCGCCACCGTGGGCCGCCTGTCCATGACGCCCAACGCCGCCAACGCGGTGCCGGGCCGCGTCGAACTGACGCTGGAAATGCGCAGCGACAGCGACGCCGTGCTGGACGCCTTCCCCGAGACCCTGATGGCCGGCGTGGCCACGGACCTGACCGCGCTGCGCCTGTCCGCAAGCTTCACGCAGCTGAGCCGCGCGCGGCCCACCGACTGCACGCCGCTGGTGATGGACGCGGTGCAGGCCGCCGCCGACCAGCTGGGCTACGCCTCCATGCGCCTGCCCAGCGGCGCGGGCCACGACGCGGTCTACATGGCGCCCACCGGCCCCATCGGCATGATCTTCATCCCTTGCCTGAACGGCCGCAGCCACTGTCCGGAAGAATGGATCGAACCCGCGCAGCTGCTGGACGGCACCCGCGTGCTGTACCAGTCGGTGCTGGAACTGGACCGCAAGCTGCGCGCCGGCTGA
- a CDS encoding thioredoxin family protein, whose product MEQIELNDSTADRYLLDAPGLSLLVFHSRTCGTCRIAREQLPQLELPVERVCWVDAGDNRGLVERYEVFHLPAMFVTRDGAFFGPVQSTLAEWDLRQQIGLALDSYPAELP is encoded by the coding sequence ATGGAACAGATAGAACTCAACGACAGCACCGCCGACCGCTACCTGCTGGACGCGCCCGGGCTGTCCCTGCTGGTCTTCCACAGCCGCACCTGCGGCACCTGCCGCATCGCCCGCGAACAACTGCCGCAGCTGGAGCTGCCCGTGGAACGCGTGTGCTGGGTCGATGCCGGCGACAACCGCGGCCTGGTCGAACGCTACGAAGTCTTCCACCTGCCCGCCATGTTCGTGACCCGCGACGGCGCCTTCTTCGGCCCGGTGCAATCGACGCTGGCGGAATGGGACCTGCGCCAGCAGATCGGGCTGGCCCTGGACAGCTACCCCGCCGAACTGCCGTGA
- a CDS encoding DMT family transporter — translation MSAAKPLRQPLDGLATGAMLLLCVCWGFQQIAIKLVAADVSPIMQIGLRSTFAALVLAVAVWRREGLRAVMDGTALPGLIVGLLFAGEFLFVAQGLVYTTASHMSVFLYTAPIFAALGLHWLLPEERLKPLQWVGVAIAFCGIAVAFLGKGQPAGSDAAPNMLLGDAMGLLAGLFWGATTVAIRKTSLSEAAPAKTLFYQMAVAAITLLAYAAATGNAGFRYTQAAVLSVAFQSVVVALSSYLAWFWLLRRYLASRLSVLSFMTPLFGVSFGVLILDEPLDAGFVLGALLVLAGITLVSGAELLREKLRRAR, via the coding sequence GTGAGCGCCGCCAAGCCCCTGCGCCAGCCGCTGGACGGACTGGCGACCGGCGCCATGCTGCTCTTGTGCGTCTGCTGGGGCTTCCAGCAGATCGCCATCAAGCTGGTGGCCGCGGACGTGTCGCCCATCATGCAGATCGGACTGCGCTCGACGTTCGCGGCGCTGGTCCTGGCCGTGGCAGTGTGGCGGCGCGAAGGCCTGCGCGCCGTCATGGACGGCACGGCGCTGCCCGGCCTGATCGTGGGCCTGCTGTTCGCCGGGGAATTCCTGTTCGTGGCGCAGGGCCTGGTCTACACCACCGCCTCGCACATGTCTGTGTTCCTCTACACCGCGCCCATCTTCGCCGCGCTGGGGCTGCACTGGCTGCTGCCAGAAGAACGCCTGAAGCCGCTGCAATGGGTCGGCGTGGCCATCGCCTTCTGCGGCATCGCCGTGGCCTTCCTGGGCAAGGGTCAGCCCGCGGGCTCCGACGCCGCTCCCAACATGCTGCTGGGCGATGCGATGGGACTGCTGGCCGGCCTGTTCTGGGGCGCCACCACCGTGGCGATCCGCAAGACCTCGCTGTCCGAAGCCGCGCCCGCCAAGACGCTGTTCTACCAGATGGCGGTCGCGGCCATTACCCTGCTGGCATACGCCGCGGCCACCGGCAACGCCGGTTTTCGTTATACGCAGGCGGCGGTGCTCAGCGTCGCCTTCCAGTCCGTGGTGGTGGCCCTGTCCAGCTATCTGGCCTGGTTCTGGCTGCTGCGCCGCTACCTGGCTTCGCGCCTGTCCGTCCTGTCGTTCATGACGCCGCTGTTCGGCGTGAGCTTCGGCGTGCTCATCCTGGACGAACCGCTGGACGCCGGCTTTGTGCTGGGCGCCCTGCTGGTGCTGGCCGGCATCACCCTGGTGAGCGGCGCCGAACTGCTGCGCGAGAAGCTGCGGCGCGCACGCTGA
- a CDS encoding DMT family transporter: MRLIPIALALFWGLNWPAVKIILSIFPPFTLRLLGLGSGAVLLLLLARAKRVSLLPPRESWRGIIVGGLLAVAAFNLLVAWAQLSTSTSRAAVLTFTMPMMSALLAWAVLGERLDRRRALALLLGAAGVSILAWPVLRAVFGEHDAAAAKGLVFPLVAAFGWAAGTVYLKGWPVAGDRIVVTAWQLAVGAACALGGMLIAGESFPTQGWNGRVVAALSFHIILGTAVAYWLWFVLSERVSATVAALTTLMVPVVGVLGAMALVGDRPAALDWWGFALVLGGAALIVLNLGAAPAPRSRP, encoded by the coding sequence GTGCGCCTGATCCCGATTGCGCTGGCCCTGTTCTGGGGCCTGAACTGGCCGGCGGTGAAGATCATCCTGTCGATCTTCCCGCCGTTCACGCTGCGCCTGCTCGGCCTGGGCAGCGGCGCGGTATTGCTGTTGCTGCTGGCGCGCGCCAAGCGGGTCAGCTTGCTGCCGCCGCGCGAGTCGTGGCGCGGCATCATCGTGGGCGGCTTGCTTGCCGTCGCGGCCTTCAACCTGCTGGTGGCTTGGGCGCAGCTCAGCACCAGCACCTCGCGCGCGGCGGTGCTGACCTTCACCATGCCCATGATGTCGGCCCTGCTGGCCTGGGCGGTACTGGGCGAACGCCTGGACCGGCGCCGGGCGCTGGCGCTGCTGCTGGGCGCGGCGGGAGTGTCCATCCTGGCCTGGCCGGTGCTGCGCGCGGTCTTCGGCGAACACGACGCGGCCGCGGCCAAGGGCCTGGTGTTTCCGCTGGTGGCGGCTTTCGGCTGGGCTGCCGGCACGGTCTACCTGAAGGGCTGGCCGGTGGCCGGCGACCGCATCGTCGTCACGGCCTGGCAGTTGGCGGTGGGTGCGGCCTGCGCGCTGGGCGGCATGCTGATCGCGGGCGAATCGTTTCCCACGCAGGGCTGGAACGGCCGCGTGGTGGCGGCATTGTCGTTCCACATCATCCTGGGCACCGCCGTCGCGTACTGGCTCTGGTTCGTGCTGAGCGAGCGCGTCAGCGCCACGGTGGCCGCGCTGACCACATTGATGGTGCCGGTGGTGGGAGTGCTGGGCGCGATGGCGCTGGTGGGCGACCGGCCCGCGGCTTTGGATTGGTGGGGGTTCGCCCTGGTGCTGGGCGGCGCCGCGCTGATCGTGCTGAACCTGGGCGCGGCGCCCGCGCCGCGATCCAGGCCATAG
- a CDS encoding GNAT family N-acetyltransferase, with the protein MQPRVNAYQQPIGPDMTGWTTRPRPPLTPVVGRYCRLEPLSAERHAEDLYHAFSQAPDDSDWTYMSVGPFADLAAYRQFAEKAQAGNDPLHHAIIDLETGRAIGTLALMRIDPANGAIEVGFVSFSRQLKRTRIATEAQFLLMRRAFDELGYRRYEWKCDSLNAPSRAAAARLGFQFEGIFRQATVYKGRSRDTAWFAMVDGDWPALRAAYERWLSPDNFDAQGRQRQGLSELTAEARAACA; encoded by the coding sequence ATGCAACCCCGCGTCAACGCCTACCAGCAACCCATCGGCCCGGACATGACGGGCTGGACCACGCGCCCGCGTCCGCCCCTGACGCCCGTCGTCGGCCGCTATTGCCGGCTGGAGCCGCTGTCGGCCGAGCGCCACGCCGAGGATCTGTATCACGCGTTCAGCCAGGCGCCGGATGACAGCGACTGGACCTATATGTCGGTGGGGCCGTTCGCAGACCTGGCGGCCTACCGCCAATTCGCCGAGAAGGCGCAGGCCGGCAACGACCCCTTGCACCACGCCATCATCGACCTGGAAACGGGCCGCGCCATCGGCACGCTGGCGCTGATGCGCATCGACCCGGCCAACGGCGCGATCGAAGTCGGCTTCGTGTCGTTCTCGCGCCAGCTCAAGCGCACCCGCATCGCCACCGAGGCCCAGTTCCTGCTGATGCGCCGCGCCTTCGATGAGCTGGGCTATCGCCGCTACGAATGGAAGTGCGACAGCCTGAACGCGCCGTCGCGCGCGGCCGCCGCCCGCCTCGGATTCCAGTTCGAGGGCATCTTCCGCCAGGCCACGGTGTACAAGGGCCGCAGCCGCGACACGGCCTGGTTCGCGATGGTCGACGGCGATTGGCCCGCGCTGCGCGCCGCTTATGAACGCTGGCTGAGCCCGGACAACTTCGACGCGCAAGGGCGCCAGCGCCAGGGCCTGTCCGAGCTGACGGCCGAGGCGCGCGCCGCGTGCGCCTGA
- a CDS encoding PLP-dependent aminotransferase family protein, with the protein MNTPALLSSPLTRGPGALPRQRQLIQRLKQAILAGQLPAGGKLPSSRALSEELAISRNTVLIAYEQLTAEGYVIADRQGTRVAPLSAAAAIAAKRATPPTDQPSLTAKRLTRIVSTRYAHDGSLPMTPGTPALTQFPISAWRRAQDHALQAAPATALGYGHPVGEPALREAIAQYLRVSRGVRCDASRIVITEGAQGALALCVQLLTNPGDTAWLEDPGYRGAKSAFHGGDLDVVAMRVDADGIVIPESAWQERPPRLIQTTPSHQYPTGAVLSLPRRLGLIERARQAGAWIIEDDYDSEFRHQGEPIAAMQGLVEDAPVLYVGTFSKTMFPALRLGFLVLPEAIAAQAMPSIIEMLRGGHRLEQLTMAAFMENGQFSRHLGRMRRLYRERQGALREALAAHLGIEHEVLGGHSGLHLTVRLPAAYSDREIVEQARKIGMNPGALSSFAVAPRAEDNGLVIGYGNTGAERFAGLVRRLRDVTLGLKGSRSGP; encoded by the coding sequence ATGAACACCCCCGCCCTGCTGTCCAGCCCGCTCACGCGCGGCCCCGGCGCGCTGCCACGCCAGCGCCAGCTGATCCAGCGCCTCAAGCAGGCCATCCTGGCCGGCCAACTGCCGGCGGGCGGCAAGCTGCCTTCGTCGCGCGCCCTGTCCGAGGAACTGGCCATCTCGCGCAACACGGTGCTGATCGCCTACGAGCAACTGACGGCCGAAGGCTACGTGATCGCCGACCGCCAGGGCACGCGGGTCGCGCCCCTGTCGGCCGCCGCGGCCATCGCCGCCAAGCGCGCGACACCGCCCACGGACCAGCCCTCGCTGACGGCCAAGCGGCTGACGCGCATCGTCTCCACGCGCTACGCCCATGACGGGTCGCTGCCCATGACGCCCGGCACCCCGGCGCTGACGCAATTCCCCATCAGCGCCTGGCGCCGCGCGCAGGACCACGCGCTGCAAGCGGCGCCCGCCACCGCCCTGGGCTACGGCCATCCGGTAGGCGAACCCGCCCTGCGCGAAGCCATCGCCCAATACCTGCGCGTGTCGCGCGGCGTGCGCTGCGACGCCTCGCGCATCGTCATCACCGAAGGCGCCCAGGGCGCGCTGGCGCTGTGCGTGCAGCTGCTGACCAACCCCGGCGACACCGCCTGGCTGGAAGACCCCGGCTACCGCGGCGCCAAGTCCGCCTTCCATGGCGGCGACCTGGACGTGGTGGCCATGCGCGTCGACGCGGACGGCATCGTGATCCCCGAAAGCGCCTGGCAGGAACGTCCGCCCCGCCTCATCCAGACCACGCCGTCGCACCAGTACCCCACGGGCGCGGTGCTGTCCTTGCCGCGCCGCCTGGGCCTGATCGAACGCGCCCGCCAGGCCGGCGCCTGGATCATCGAAGACGATTACGACAGCGAATTCCGCCATCAAGGCGAACCCATCGCCGCGATGCAAGGCCTGGTCGAAGACGCGCCGGTGCTCTACGTGGGCACCTTCAGCAAGACCATGTTCCCGGCGCTGCGCCTGGGCTTCCTGGTGCTGCCCGAAGCCATCGCCGCGCAGGCAATGCCGTCCATCATCGAGATGCTGCGCGGCGGCCACCGGCTGGAACAGCTGACCATGGCGGCCTTCATGGAAAACGGCCAGTTCTCGCGCCACCTGGGCCGCATGCGGCGCCTGTACCGCGAACGCCAGGGAGCGCTGCGCGAGGCGCTGGCGGCGCATCTGGGAATCGAACACGAGGTCCTGGGCGGACATTCCGGGCTGCATCTGACGGTGCGCCTGCCTGCCGCGTATTCCGACCGGGAGATCGTGGAGCAGGCACGCAAGATCGGCATGAATCCGGGCGCGTTGTCGTCGTTTGCGGTGGCGCCGCGGGCGGAAGATAACGGCCTGGTGATCGGATACGGCAACACCGGGGCCGAGCGGTTCGCGGGCCTGGTGCGCAGGCTCCGCGACGTGACGCTGGGCCTCAAGGGCTCCCGTAGCGGACCATGA
- a CDS encoding MaoC family dehydratase — MTHNPVASPQPFGSVQSLLDAVGQPPIVSDALLIDQGMIDRFAQVTLDTQWIHVDRLRAQAESPYGDTIAHGFLALSLLTHWQNSCIAFPGAAMLLNYGFDKVRFTAPVVSGTRVAASFSLAEVVENGTGVARCAWKVAIQAEGTPRPSVHADWLIMVRYGSP, encoded by the coding sequence ATGACACACAATCCTGTTGCCTCTCCGCAGCCGTTCGGCTCGGTCCAGTCTTTGCTGGACGCCGTGGGGCAGCCTCCCATTGTTTCCGATGCGCTGCTGATCGATCAGGGCATGATCGACCGGTTCGCGCAGGTCACGCTCGATACGCAGTGGATCCATGTGGACCGGTTGCGCGCGCAGGCGGAATCCCCTTACGGCGACACCATCGCGCATGGCTTTCTGGCGCTGTCGTTGCTGACGCACTGGCAGAACAGCTGCATCGCCTTTCCGGGCGCGGCGATGTTGCTGAACTACGGATTCGACAAGGTCCGCTTCACCGCGCCCGTGGTTTCCGGCACGCGCGTGGCCGCCAGTTTTTCCTTGGCCGAGGTCGTGGAGAACGGCACAGGCGTGGCTCGCTGCGCCTGGAAGGTCGCGATCCAGGCCGAGGGGACGCCCAGGCCGTCGGTGCACGCCGACTGGCTGATCATGGTCCGCTACGGGAGCCCTTGA
- a CDS encoding acetyl-CoA C-acyltransferase family protein has translation MRNREVVVLSGVRTAIGSFGKSLKDVPPTALAAEVLKAAVARAGLAPAQVEHVCFGQVITTEARDLYLSRVAAIEAGCADGTPAFNVNRLCGSGLQAVVSAAQSILLGDCKVAVAGGAESMSRAPYATSALRFGARMGDAPMTDMLLGALHDPFHRIHMGVTAENVARRYGITRDAQDALALESHRRAARATAEGRFDAQLVAITTPGRKPVVFARDEHVRADIAPSELAALRPVFSSDDGTVTAGNSSGINDGAAALVLMERSEALARGARPMARLLAYAHAGVDPRYMGMGPVPAVRCALAKAGLSAADMDVIESNEAFAAQACAVARELDLDPAKVNPNGSGIALGHPVGATGAIIAVKALHELERIGGRYALVTMCIGGGQGIAAIFERI, from the coding sequence ATGCGAAACCGAGAAGTTGTAGTCCTGTCGGGCGTGCGCACGGCCATCGGCAGTTTCGGCAAGAGCTTGAAGGACGTCCCGCCCACGGCGCTGGCCGCCGAGGTGCTGAAGGCCGCCGTGGCGCGCGCAGGCCTTGCGCCTGCGCAGGTCGAGCACGTCTGCTTCGGCCAGGTCATCACCACCGAAGCGCGTGACCTGTACCTGTCCCGGGTGGCGGCGATCGAGGCCGGTTGCGCCGACGGCACGCCGGCATTCAACGTCAACCGCTTGTGCGGTTCGGGATTGCAGGCGGTCGTTTCCGCGGCGCAATCCATCCTGCTTGGTGACTGCAAGGTCGCGGTGGCGGGCGGCGCCGAGAGCATGTCGCGCGCGCCGTACGCCACATCGGCGCTGCGTTTTGGCGCGCGCATGGGCGATGCGCCGATGACCGATATGCTGCTGGGCGCCTTGCATGATCCGTTCCACCGCATCCACATGGGCGTCACGGCGGAAAACGTCGCCAGGCGCTACGGCATTACGCGGGACGCGCAGGATGCGCTGGCGCTGGAGAGCCACCGCCGCGCCGCGCGCGCCACGGCCGAAGGCCGCTTCGACGCGCAGCTCGTGGCCATCACGACACCCGGCCGCAAGCCCGTCGTGTTCGCGCGAGACGAGCACGTCCGCGCCGATATCGCGCCGTCGGAGCTTGCCGCCCTCAGACCCGTATTTTCTTCCGACGATGGCACGGTCACGGCGGGCAACTCGTCCGGCATCAATGACGGCGCGGCCGCGCTGGTGCTGATGGAACGTTCTGAGGCGCTGGCCCGTGGCGCGCGTCCCATGGCCCGCCTGCTTGCCTATGCCCATGCCGGCGTGGACCCGCGCTACATGGGCATGGGCCCGGTTCCCGCCGTGCGCTGCGCCCTGGCCAAAGCGGGCTTGTCCGCCGCCGATATGGATGTGATCGAGTCCAACGAGGCCTTCGCGGCGCAGGCCTGCGCGGTGGCGCGCGAACTGGATCTGGATCCGGCCAAGGTCAATCCCAACGGGTCGGGCATCGCGTTGGGGCATCCGGTGGGCGCCACGGGCGCGATTATCGCGGTCAAGGCCTTGCACGAACTCGAGCGCATTGGCGGACGGTATGCGCTGGTCACCATGTGCATAGGCGGCGGGCAGGGCATCGCCGCAATTTTCGAACGCATCTGA
- a CDS encoding SDR family NAD(P)-dependent oxidoreductase, with product MTQLLQGRVAIVTGAGRGLGRSHALELAQHGALVLVNDMGADQPDAPAQAVVDAIRAAGGDAMAHGADVTQPQQVEAMVQAAIAKWGRVDILVNNAGILRDKTFAKMSLEDFRLVMEVHLMGAVHCTQAVWNAMREQNYGRIVMTTSSSGLYGNFGQANYGVAKMALVGLMQTLALEGERYGVRVNCLAPTAATAMTEGLLDEQALALLTPGSVSPALVALVTENAPTRTILMAGAGSFEQAHITMTRGIHLNGADLSAQALIDRLDEVSDRAQETVPATGFDQLRHEIAKAQACETEKL from the coding sequence ATGACTCAACTTTTGCAAGGCCGCGTCGCCATCGTGACCGGAGCCGGGCGTGGATTGGGCCGCTCGCATGCGCTGGAGCTTGCGCAGCACGGCGCCCTGGTGCTGGTCAACGACATGGGCGCGGACCAGCCGGACGCGCCGGCCCAGGCCGTGGTGGACGCGATCCGCGCGGCAGGCGGGGATGCCATGGCGCATGGCGCCGACGTGACCCAGCCGCAGCAGGTCGAGGCGATGGTGCAGGCGGCCATCGCAAAATGGGGGCGCGTCGACATCCTGGTCAACAACGCGGGCATCCTGCGCGACAAGACCTTTGCCAAGATGAGCCTGGAGGACTTCCGGCTCGTGATGGAAGTCCATCTGATGGGCGCGGTGCATTGCACCCAGGCGGTGTGGAACGCCATGCGCGAACAGAACTACGGCCGCATCGTCATGACCACGTCGTCCTCCGGGCTTTACGGCAACTTCGGCCAGGCCAATTACGGCGTGGCGAAGATGGCGCTGGTCGGCCTGATGCAGACCCTGGCCCTTGAAGGGGAACGCTACGGCGTGCGCGTGAACTGCCTGGCGCCGACGGCTGCCACGGCCATGACCGAAGGCCTGCTCGACGAGCAGGCGCTGGCCTTGTTGACGCCGGGCTCGGTCAGTCCCGCCCTGGTTGCCCTGGTGACGGAAAACGCGCCGACCCGGACCATCCTGATGGCGGGCGCGGGCAGTTTCGAGCAGGCCCACATCACCATGACCCGCGGTATCCACCTGAACGGCGCGGACTTGTCCGCCCAGGCACTGATCGACCGCCTGGACGAGGTTTCCGACCGCGCGCAAGAAACCGTTCCCGCCACTGGTTTCGACCAGTTGCGCCACGAGATCGCCAAGGCCCAGGCATGCGAAACCGAGAAGTTGTAG